ATTTCCGCGCGGGTCTCATCGGTGATGATCCGCGGGCCGGTGACGTAATCGCCGTACTCGGCGGTATCGGAGATGGAGTAGCGCATGTTGGACAGGCCGCCCTCGTACATGAGGTCGATGATCAGCTTAAGCTCGTGCATGCACTCGAAGTAGGCCATCTCGGGCTGGTAACCGGCTTCGACCAGAGTATCGAATCCGGCCTTGCACAGGGCGGTCAGACCGCCGCAGAGCACGGCTTGTTCGCCGAACAGGTCGGTTTCGGTCTCTTCCTTGAAGGTGGTCTTGATTACGCCGGAACGGGCGCCGCCGATACCCTTGGCGTAGGCCAGGGCGATCTCGGTGGCCTTGCCGGAGGCATCGGCCTCCACAGCCACGAGGCAGGGCACGCCGCCGCCCTCGGTGTAGGTGCGGCGCACCAGGTGACCGGGCCCCTTGGGGGCGATCATGACGCAGTCCACACCCTTGGGCGGGGTGATCTGCTGGAAATGGACGTTGAAGCCGTGACCGAAGGCGATGATGTTGCCTTCCTCGAGGTACGGGAGAATTTCGTTCTTGAAGACTGCGGCCTGATACTGGTCGGGCAGCAGAATCATGATCATGTCGGCCTGCTTGGAGGCGTCGGCCACGGACATGGGCTCAAAGCCGTGTTCCTTGGCCAGATCATAGTTGGGACCACCGGGACGCTGGGCCACGATGACGTTGACGCCCGAATCACGCAGGTTCTGCGCATGGGCATGGCCCTGGCTGCCGTAACCGATCACGGCCACGGTTTTGTCTTTCAAAAGGCCCAGGTCCGCATCTTTCTCGTAATACACTTTCATGGGAGTTTCTCCTCGATATTGTTTGCCCCACTTGGGACAGAACGGCTTGAATTATATGAACATGCGAAAAAGCCGGGCGAGGAGCGCACTCCTGGCCCGGGGACTCGCCTGATTGCAAATTATAGGTCGGTCTGCATGGAACGCCGCATGGCGACGTTGCCCGTGCGGGCGATCTCCTTGATGCCGAAACGGGTGAGCAGATTGACGAGTGCGCCAATCTTGCCCTGGTCGCCCGTAACCTCAATGGTCAACTCATCGACGCTCACGTCTACAACCTTGCACCTGAAGATGTCAACAATACGCAGGATCTCTGCGCGTTTTGAATCCTCGGCATTGACCTTGAGCAGGACCATTTCACGGTCCACGGACTTCAGTTCGGTGAGATCCTTGACTTTGATGGTGGGTACCAGCTTACGCAACTGCTTGACGATCTGCTCGACGATGGCATCGTCGCCCTCGGCCACGATGGTCATGAGGGAGACGCCCGCCTCCAAGGTGGGGGCCACGTTCAGGGAGTAGATGTTGAAGCCGCGGCCGGAAAAAAGCCCGGCCACGCGGGACAGGACGCCCGGTTCGTTCTCGACCATTACGGAAAGAGTGTGCTTGCTCATCACGGTCTCCTACACCAACAGCATCTCGGTCAGCGACGCTCCGGCCGGGACCATGGGATAAACGTTTTCTTCCTTTTCCACGCGGATGTCCACGATAACCGGCTTGTCCAGCTTGAAGGCTTCGCGCAGGGTCTTTTCCACGTCCTTCTTCTCGGTTACCCGGAATCCGGCGGCCCCGTAGGCTTCGGCCAGCTTGACGAAGTCGGGCTGGGCGTCCATGCAGGTGGCGCAATAGTTCTTGTCGTAGAACAGCTCCTGCCACTGCCGGACCATGCCGAGATAACCGTTGTTCAGGATGACGATCTTGACCGGCAACTTGTTGCAGACCACGGTCATCATCTCCTGAATGCACATCTGTATGGAGCCGTCGCCCGCGATGTCGATGACCAGCTTGTCCGGGAAGGCGCGCTGGGCGCCCATGGCTGCCGGGAAGCCATAGCCCATGGTCCCCAGGCCGCCGGAGGTCAGCAACGTGTTGGGCCGGTTGTATTTGTAGAACTGGGCCGCCCACATCTGATTCTGGCCCACCTCGGTGGCGATGATAGCGTCACCTTTGGTGATTTCATGAATTTTCTCGACTACATACTGCGGCTTGATGCCGTCGGTGTCGTCTTTGTAGGTCAACGGGTGTTCCTTGGCCCACCCTTGGACCTTGTCCACCCACGGCTTGTGGTCGGCGACCCAGTCGAACTCGTCCAGCGTGCCCTCGGTCTCGGCTTTAAGCGCGGCCAGGGCGAGCTTGCAGTCCGCCACCAGGGGAACCTGGACCGAGACGTTCTTCTGGATGGAGGTCGGGTCCACATCGATGTGCACGATGGTCGCATTGGCCGCGAAGGTATCGACCTTGCCGGTGACGCGGTCGTCGAAGCGCGCGCCCACGGCCAAAAGCAGATCGCAATTGTTCACCGCCATATTGGCGGCAAAGGTGCCGTGCATGCCGAGCATGCCCAGGAACAGCGGATCGTCGCCCGGGAACGCGCCCAGCCCCATGAGGGTGGACGTCACCGGGATATTCAACGTCTGTCCCAGCCAGGTCAGCTCCTGATGGGAGCCGGAGGTGATCACCCCGCCGCCGGAGTAGATCAGCGGACGTTTGGCCTTCTGGAGCAGCTTGACCACCTTGCGGATCTGGCCGATGTGCGGTTTCTTGGTCGGCTTGTAGCTGCGCATGGACACTTCTTCGGGATACTTGAATTCGGCGACCTGCTGCTGGATGTCCTTGGGCAGGTCCACCAGGACCGGACCGGGACGCCCTGTGCGGGCCAGGTAGAAGGCCTGCTTGATGATCCGCGCCAGGTCCTTGATGTCATGGACCAAATAGTTGTGCTTGGTGCATGGCCGGGTGATGCCGACGATGTCCACTTCCTGGAAGGCGTCATTGCCGATCAGGGCCCGGGGCACCTGACCGGTGAAAATGACGACCGGAATCGAATCGGCGTAGGCCGTGGCGATACCGGTTACGGTATTGGTCGCACCGGGGCCGGAGGTGACTAGGCATACCCCTACCCGGCCAGTGGCCCGGGCGTAACCGTCGGCGGCGTGAATGGCGCCCTGCTCGTGGCGCACTAGAATGTGCTCCACGGACGATTTGGGAATCTCGTCATAAATGTCGATCACGGCTCCCCCGGGGAAACCGAACATGACATCAACACCTTCCTCTTCCAGACACTTGAGCAGGATCTGGGCCCCGGTCAATTTCATCACTACGCCTCCAGTTGGCGGTATTTGTCGAGCAGCGTCGACAGGGTGGTCTTGCCCGCCAGCTTCTTCTTCTTGAGTTCCTTCATTTCCTGCATTTCCGTGGGAGAGAGGTAGGACTTGCCTTCAAGCTTATCCAACATTTTTTCGTAATTGGTATGTTGATCCCACAGAGCCTTGAGTTCCGTATCCTCGGCCCCGTACTTCTCAATGAGTTCAAGGTCTTTGGCTTCCATGTGCTGCTCCTTTTTACAGGTTATTGCGGTGCGTTGCCTGAAAGAAGACTTCCCCAGTCCGGCTCATCCGCAGTATTAAGTGCCAAGTGTTTCTTCCGGCTGGCATGACCGGACACGATTTCCACCTGGCTTTTTTTCAACCGCAACAAACGGGCGATGTACGCGACCAACCCCTTGTTGGCTTTGTTGTCCACCGCCGGGGCCCTGAGTCGAATTTTCAGACACCCCTGGTACTCGCCGGCAACCTCGTCCTTCCTGGCACCCGGCTGGGCCCAGATGTCGAGGGACCACCCCGACTCCAGTTCGGAAACGAACACCGGCCGAGAAATACGCGCCCCCTACTCAGCCTTTTTCAGGTATTTGAGCTTGGACTCGATCTCCTCGACCTTGTCCCGTTCGGGGTCGCTACGCTCAAGCATCTCCAGATGCGCGTTGAGCATACCCTTGAGCTGGACCTCGAACTGGGTGCGGGTCCGCTTCAGGGATTCGATTTCCTCGTGGATCTGCGCCAGACGGTTGTGGCCCTTGCGCACGGTATCGTCCGCCTTGGCGCGGGCCTCGTCCAGGATGAGCTGGGCTTCGCGCCCGGCAGCCACCTTGAGGTCGTCTACCATCTTCTGGGTGGACATGAGCGTGTCCCGAAGGGTCTCGTCGCGCTGTCGGTATTCCTTGAGCGCGCTTTCCAACCGCTTGATCTTCTTGCGCATGCCCTTCTGCACATCGGCCGCGTCGCCCAGGACTTCGGCCAGTTCGAGCATGAACTGGTCAACTTCCAGACGCGAATAGCCGAGCAGGCTGCGCGAAAACTGCTTGTTGAGCAAATCGATTTTGGAAACGGTCACCTCGGTCCTCCTTGGTCAAAGGGCTACATGGGCATGCCGGAGCCCATGGAATAGGCCAACCGCAAGAGATTCCCCACAATCACGATCTGGCAGACCTTGATGGCCAGCAGAACCACGATGGGCGAAAGGTCGAAACCGCCGACAACGGCGAAGGGAATCCAACTGCGAATTTTGTAGAAGACCGGTTCCGTGATGCCACGCAGGAAACGCACAATGGGATTGTACGGGTCCGGGTTCACCCAGGAAAGGAGAGCGGAGATGATGACGACCCAAAAGTAGGCGGAAAGGACAATGTCGAGAACGGTAGCGATTGCTTGGACAATCAAGTCCATGAGGCCTCCAGTCGGCGCGGCGCAAGGCGCCGGCGATTAGTATCAATGTTGGTAATTTCGCACACGGGAATGCAAGAATCAAGTCCTAAAACGCGGGAGCGCATCCTTTGTAGCAGCGCTGCATGACTGCCCGGATGGCCCAGAAATTCTCCACATGCACCTCGGCCTCCATGGACGGGTCCCGGTAGGCCCAGAAACGCACCCCGGCGGCCCGTGCCGCCAATTGGTCCACCACGGAATCCCCGATGTAGGCCACTTCGTCCGGACGCACGCCGTGCTCCTGCATAATCCGGAACAACCCCTCGGGGTGGGGCTTGGGCTTGCTGACCACGCAGGAAGTGATGATCGGGTGGAAGAATCCTTCCAGATCCATGAGCTTGAGGACCAGATTCATGGACGTGCCCCGGCTGGTGTTCACGGCAAGTCCGAATCCGGCCGAGCGCAGCCACCACAGGAACTCACGGATACCGTCCGAACGCTTGAAGTACGGCGCCAGGGAGGCCTGATTCATGGTCCGGCCGATGGCGAAGGCCCGCGCAAGCTTGTTCTCGGGCACAATATGGCGCAAGGCCTCTTCGTGGGTGCGCGTATGCACAAAGTACCGTTCCGCGTCGCTCAGGGGCGGCATGCCCAGTTCCTTGCGGATGGTGCCGTAGTAAACCATGTTGGCTTCAAAGGAATCAATCAGCACGCCGTCGTTGTCAAAAACAACGGTCTTGACCCCCTCGACAAGGCGGGGGTTCATCAACGGATTGGCTGTCGCCATGCGTCTTCTCCGAAAGCTATTTGAGGATTGCGACGGTCAGGTCCTTCAACGCGGCGGGCATGCCCTCGGGGGCCCTGCGGCGGCAACCGAACTTCCAGGCGGGAGCCGTTGCCCTGGACAGGCCGTCCTCACCGTCCTCAAACACAAGGCCGAACTCCTCCCAGACCTCGAATATCTCGGGGTCGGCGCAGACCAGCTCCGTGTCCGCAGGCAGAAACGCAGGCAGGGATTCGACCACCCGCTGCCAGGGCAACCGAACCTCCTGACCGTCGGAGGTACCTCCGGTATGGCTCAAAGTGTCGCCCAGAACGGTCTCCCGTTCGCCCAGGCTGTCCTCTTCGTCCACGCCGATGGACTGGTCCATGGCCTCCCATCCGTCGCGGATACCCCCTTCCAGCCCGGCCAGTTCCAGGATGCGCTCCTCAAAGAACCAGGCCAGAAGCAGCACAAACTGGGCCTTGGATCGGGCCTCGCGGGCTTCGCGGGCCTGTTTGGTGCCCTGCCCGTCGTCGAACTGACGCGACAGTTGGGCCTGGATGGACATGGAAGAGCCCTCGTAGAAATCGTCGGCGGTGACGGCCCCGAAATAGGCCATCTCGCCGGGGTCCTTGAATTGTTCGCCAAATCTGACGGAGTCGTTGATCAACGCCTGGGCCGTCTTGGGATCAAGTGGGAGTTCCTCGGGCCGGAAAGCGTGGGGATCCGGCTCGTCGGTCAGGCCGGGATCGAAAAAGGTCAGCCCCTCAAGGTCGTCGCCGGACCACAATTCGGGGTGCATGTAGGGAAATGCCAGCAGCATGCGCTTTCTCCTTGGTCTATTCGTCGCTGTTCGGATCGAAATGGCGGCACCGTCCGTCGCATCGGGGCAGTCCCATGACGCAAACCCCGTCCAGATGGTGCCCGCACCCCGGCGCAACCGCTCCAGGGCGGTAGGCGTACATCCCGCAGTGGAAGGTATCGCGGGCCAGACGCTGGAACTGCATCCCCCAGAGGTCAGGAACCGCATCCTCCTCCACGCCGAAATACTCGGCGCGGCGCAGAAAATCGTCAAAGGAAGACTCCCACCGGGCCGTAACCTGGCAGCGCCATGACTTCGTGTATCCGGGGTTGAGCCACTCTTCGTACAGACAGCGGCCGTTGACGTGGTGCCGGCATTCCGTGCCCGGCAACCGTGAAATGGTGCCCATTCCTACCCTTGGTTCAATGCATTGGGAAACGTCGACGGCCGAAGCCGACCCGTCATCCTGTGCCGATGGGGATGATGTAAGGCCCGAGCATTCAATTGTAAAGTCAAACCGCCCTTTTCCCGCCCCAACCGGGCGAAAACCGTGCCTGGACCGAACCAGGGAAATGATCAGCCGTCCTTGACTGGGCATGGTGGCGGGTGTATAGCCACTAACACAAATTATGGTGAAGACATTCACCCAATTGGAGGCTGTTTATGATTGGCGGATTCGGTGTTTGGGAACTCTTGATCATTCTCGTGATTGTATTGGTCATTTTCGGCGCGAAGAAACTGCCGGAAATCGGCGGCGGCATCGGCAAGGCCATCAGCAATTTCAAGAAGGCCACCAGCGAGCCTGACGAAATCGACGTGACCCCCAAATCCACTCCCTCCGACGACGAAAAGAAAAAGGACAGCTAACCACTCTCCCATTTTCCGACAGGATTTTTGCCCGGTTGCCCAGCGCAGCCGGGCTTTTTTCGGCATTTATTCCTTTTCATTCCCCCTATGTCTTTTCCCGGAGAGGATGACTCTATCCCCGGAGTGGGCATACCAACTGTCGCGGACGTGAGAAAAAGCGCAGGGCCGGGAAGCCCAAGGAAAGGGGTCTCCGCCCTAGCCTTCGGCTTCCTCGGAAAAAAGCTCGAATCCCCGACGAACGTAGGCGATGCCGGAGAGGATGGTGGACAGGGCGGTGACGGTAACCAGGATGCCGAGGAAGTAGCCATAGTCGAGCCCGAAGGTTCGGTGGATCATGACCGAGACCACGAGCACGATCTGAGCGGCGGTGTTGAACTTGCTGATTCCGATGGGCCGGATGCGGTTCTTTACGTCCACCCCCAGAAAACTGAGCACAGCCAGGCCGCCGACGATGATCACGTCGCGGGTGACCACAAGCACGACGAACCAGAAGGGAATCCAGCCCTTGCCCCCCAGGCAGATAAACGAAGTGACCAACAGGACCTTGTCGGCCAGGGGATCCAGCACGGCCCCAAGCCGGGTGCGCTGGTCCCAGACCCGGGCCAGGAAGCCGTCAAAGGCGTCGGTCAACCCGGCAACGGCGAAGAGCATCCAGGCAAGGTTGAAATTCTCGCCCACGTAGGCCACGACAAAAAGCGGCGTCAGCAGGATGCGAACGGTGGTCAGAATGTTCGGAACAGTCCAGATGGCATCCCGCGACACGATTCCTCCCTTCTCCGTCCCGATCTATTGGCCCGGCGCGGTCAGGTGAAAACTCAGACCGCGCTGAGGCAAAAAGGCGTTGAGCAGCATTTCCAACCGGTCGCGATTGACCACGGACAGGGTCCAGGTGGCCCCGGCCCCGGCGGGCTGCATGTCCATATCCACGAGTTGGGCGTTCTGTACGGCGGCATCCCAGCCGTGAAGCACGCGGTCGAACTCCAGAACGCCATCGGGCGAGAACCAGCCGGACACGGTCAGGGTCTCACCGCCGGTCCGCGCGGCCTGAGCCGTGGGCCGGTCGAAAAATCGCGGCCACAGGGTGAACCAGGCAGTGGCCATGTCCGTGTTGACGGCCAGC
The sequence above is drawn from the Desulfovibrio sp. Huiquan2017 genome and encodes:
- the ilvC gene encoding ketol-acid reductoisomerase, giving the protein MKVYYEKDADLGLLKDKTVAVIGYGSQGHAHAQNLRDSGVNVIVAQRPGGPNYDLAKEHGFEPMSVADASKQADMIMILLPDQYQAAVFKNEILPYLEEGNIIAFGHGFNVHFQQITPPKGVDCVMIAPKGPGHLVRRTYTEGGGVPCLVAVEADASGKATEIALAYAKGIGGARSGVIKTTFKEETETDLFGEQAVLCGGLTALCKAGFDTLVEAGYQPEMAYFECMHELKLIIDLMYEGGLSNMRYSISDTAEYGDYVTGPRIITDETRAEMRRVLKDIQSGKFARDFILDNQAGQVGLKTMRRIEAETQIEEVGGRLRKMMSWLKK
- a CDS encoding DUF167 domain-containing protein; protein product: MFVSELESGWSLDIWAQPGARKDEVAGEYQGCLKIRLRAPAVDNKANKGLVAYIARLLRLKKSQVEIVSGHASRKKHLALNTADEPDWGSLLSGNAPQ
- a CDS encoding DUF465 domain-containing protein yields the protein MEAKDLELIEKYGAEDTELKALWDQHTNYEKMLDKLEGKSYLSPTEMQEMKELKKKKLAGKTTLSTLLDKYRQLEA
- the ilvN gene encoding acetolactate synthase small subunit — its product is MSKHTLSVMVENEPGVLSRVAGLFSGRGFNIYSLNVAPTLEAGVSLMTIVAEGDDAIVEQIVKQLRKLVPTIKVKDLTELKSVDREMVLLKVNAEDSKRAEILRIVDIFRCKVVDVSVDELTIEVTGDQGKIGALVNLLTRFGIKEIARTGNVAMRRSMQTDL
- the ilvB gene encoding biosynthetic-type acetolactate synthase large subunit → MKLTGAQILLKCLEEEGVDVMFGFPGGAVIDIYDEIPKSSVEHILVRHEQGAIHAADGYARATGRVGVCLVTSGPGATNTVTGIATAYADSIPVVIFTGQVPRALIGNDAFQEVDIVGITRPCTKHNYLVHDIKDLARIIKQAFYLARTGRPGPVLVDLPKDIQQQVAEFKYPEEVSMRSYKPTKKPHIGQIRKVVKLLQKAKRPLIYSGGGVITSGSHQELTWLGQTLNIPVTSTLMGLGAFPGDDPLFLGMLGMHGTFAANMAVNNCDLLLAVGARFDDRVTGKVDTFAANATIVHIDVDPTSIQKNVSVQVPLVADCKLALAALKAETEGTLDEFDWVADHKPWVDKVQGWAKEHPLTYKDDTDGIKPQYVVEKIHEITKGDAIIATEVGQNQMWAAQFYKYNRPNTLLTSGGLGTMGYGFPAAMGAQRAFPDKLVIDIAGDGSIQMCIQEMMTVVCNKLPVKIVILNNGYLGMVRQWQELFYDKNYCATCMDAQPDFVKLAEAYGAAGFRVTEKKDVEKTLREAFKLDKPVIVDIRVEKEENVYPMVPAGASLTEMLLV
- a CDS encoding DivIVA domain-containing protein, producing the protein MTVSKIDLLNKQFSRSLLGYSRLEVDQFMLELAEVLGDAADVQKGMRKKIKRLESALKEYRQRDETLRDTLMSTQKMVDDLKVAAGREAQLILDEARAKADDTVRKGHNRLAQIHEEIESLKRTRTQFEVQLKGMLNAHLEMLERSDPERDKVEEIESKLKYLKKAE
- a CDS encoding CDP-alcohol phosphatidyltransferase family protein, whose product is MSRDAIWTVPNILTTVRILLTPLFVVAYVGENFNLAWMLFAVAGLTDAFDGFLARVWDQRTRLGAVLDPLADKVLLVTSFICLGGKGWIPFWFVVLVVTRDVIIVGGLAVLSFLGVDVKNRIRPIGISKFNTAAQIVLVVSVMIHRTFGLDYGYFLGILVTVTALSTILSGIAYVRRGFELFSEEAEG
- a CDS encoding HAD-IA family hydrolase; amino-acid sequence: MATANPLMNPRLVEGVKTVVFDNDGVLIDSFEANMVYYGTIRKELGMPPLSDAERYFVHTRTHEEALRHIVPENKLARAFAIGRTMNQASLAPYFKRSDGIREFLWWLRSAGFGLAVNTSRGTSMNLVLKLMDLEGFFHPIITSCVVSKPKPHPEGLFRIMQEHGVRPDEVAYIGDSVVDQLAARAAGVRFWAYRDPSMEAEVHVENFWAIRAVMQRCYKGCAPAF
- a CDS encoding YggT family protein: MDLIVQAIATVLDIVLSAYFWVVIISALLSWVNPDPYNPIVRFLRGITEPVFYKIRSWIPFAVVGGFDLSPIVVLLAIKVCQIVIVGNLLRLAYSMGSGMPM
- a CDS encoding twin-arginine translocase TatA/TatE family subunit → MIGGFGVWELLIILVIVLVIFGAKKLPEIGGGIGKAISNFKKATSEPDEIDVTPKSTPSDDEKKKDS